In a single window of the Acipenser ruthenus chromosome 20, fAciRut3.2 maternal haplotype, whole genome shotgun sequence genome:
- the LOC117425586 gene encoding microfibrillar-associated protein 2-like: MRTTCLFLLSLPALLLAQQYDVGEEDFYPSPSQYGPYIPLAEEYDYSEQSQTELETQQSQLTPQEQQHTFPIVDDLPETEPTEPGPLDCREEQYPCTRLYSVHKPCQQCLKSLCFYSLRRVYVVNKEVCVRTVCAHDELLRADLCRDQYSKCGVMAHTGLCGTMGTSCAKSCGGC; encoded by the exons ATGAGAACCACCTGCCTCTTCCTGCTCTCTTTGCCAG cccTGCTCCTAGCTCAGCAGTACGATGTGGGTGAAGAAGACTTCTACCCAAGCCCATCGCAGTACGGACCGTATATTCCACTGG cggAAGAGTATGACTATTCAG AGCAAAGCCAAACAGAACTGGAGACACAGCAGAGCCAGCTGACCCCCCAGGAGCAGCAGCACACCTTCCCCATCGTGG ATGACCTGCCTGAGACAGAACCGACTGAGCCAGGACCCCTGG ATTGTAGGGAGGAGCAGTACCCTTGCACTCGACTGTACTCTGTCCACAAGCCCTGCCAACAGTGCCTCAAGAGTCTCTGCTTCTACAG cCTGCGAAGAGTCTACGTGGTGAACAAGGAGGTGTGTGTGCGCACGGTCTGCGCTCACGATGAGCTGCTCCGAG CTGACCTGTGTCGTGATCAGTACTCTAAGTGTGGAGTGATGGCTCACACCGGCCTGTGCGGGACCATGGGGACCTCTTGTGCTAAAAGCTGCGGGGGCTGCTAG